A section of the Pseudomonas flavescens genome encodes:
- a CDS encoding PDR/VanB family oxidoreductase has product MIDVVVKSIEQQAQNILSFDLAREDDAPLPAFSAGAHIDVHLPDGLIRQYSLCNHPEERHRYQIAVLQSAESRGGSRAMHGLQQGVRLSISEPRNLFPLQHDASRHLLMAGGIGITPILCMAERLSHTGADFTLHYFARSAQQAAFVERLRQSPFADRVHLHFDEGDPGKRPDSAALIGTPQATTHLYVCGPGGFMEHVLDSARNLGWAGDNLHREYFSAETDDQPQEGFEIQLASSGDVLQVPVGISVVEVLRGIGVEIPVSCEQGICGTCLTRVLEGEPDHRDLFLTEDEQAANDQFTPCCSRSKSARLVLDI; this is encoded by the coding sequence ATGATCGACGTCGTCGTCAAATCCATCGAGCAGCAGGCCCAGAACATTCTCAGCTTCGACCTGGCCCGTGAAGATGATGCCCCCCTGCCGGCCTTCAGCGCGGGTGCTCACATCGACGTGCACCTTCCCGATGGGCTGATTCGCCAGTACTCGCTGTGCAACCATCCTGAAGAGCGTCATCGCTACCAGATCGCCGTATTGCAAAGCGCCGAGTCCCGCGGTGGATCCAGAGCCATGCATGGCTTGCAGCAAGGTGTCAGGCTGAGCATCAGCGAGCCGCGCAATCTGTTCCCGCTGCAGCACGATGCCAGCCGTCACCTGCTGATGGCTGGCGGCATCGGCATTACCCCGATCCTCTGCATGGCCGAACGCTTGAGCCATACCGGCGCCGACTTCACCCTGCACTACTTCGCTCGCTCGGCGCAGCAGGCCGCCTTCGTCGAACGCTTGCGGCAATCGCCGTTCGCCGACCGCGTGCACCTGCACTTCGATGAAGGCGACCCCGGTAAACGCCCGGATAGCGCAGCGCTGATCGGCACGCCGCAGGCGACAACCCATCTGTACGTGTGCGGCCCCGGCGGCTTCATGGAGCATGTGCTCGACAGCGCCCGCAACCTGGGCTGGGCAGGCGACAACCTGCACCGCGAATACTTCAGCGCCGAAACCGATGACCAGCCTCAGGAGGGCTTCGAGATTCAGTTGGCCAGCAGCGGCGATGTGCTGCAGGTACCGGTAGGGATCAGTGTGGTGGAGGTGCTGCGTGGCATCGGCGTGGAGATTCCGGTGTCCTGCGAGCAAGGCATCTGCGGCACCTGTCTGACCCGCGTCCTGGAAGGTGAGCCGGACCATCGTGACCTGTTCCTCACCGAGGACGAACAGGCCGCCAACGACCAGTTCACGCCCTGCTGCTCACGCTCGAAGAGCGCGCGGCTGGTGCTGGATATCTGA
- a CDS encoding MFS transporter, which translates to MSDLRQVVDQGPMRGFQWVAIGVCIVLNMIDGFDVLVMAFTASSVAAEWQLSGAEIGLLLSAGLLGMAAGSLFIAPWADRIGRRPLILLCLVVSGTGMLLSSLSQTPTQLALLRGLTGLGIGGILASSNVIASEYACKRWRGLAVSLQSTGYALGATLGGLLAVWLLSQWGWRSVFFAGGLMTFAAIPLVLLWLPESLDFLLSKRPAKALVRVNALAVRLGQPSLAALPPLPAGEQGRGGSFARLFGPEQRRSTFLIWLLFFLVMFGFYFIMSWTPKLLTSSGLSVQQGVTGGVLLSIGGIFGAALLGLLSARFSLARVLASFMLITAVMLVVFTSIGSSFTAALCMGLLIGLFSNGCVAGLYALSPLIYGASVRATGVGWAIGIGRGGAILSPTVAGFMLDGGWQPLQLYTWFALVFVAAALLLLTLLPAQKAGGLKPAQA; encoded by the coding sequence ATGAGCGATCTCAGGCAGGTCGTCGACCAGGGGCCGATGCGCGGCTTTCAGTGGGTCGCCATCGGGGTGTGCATCGTCCTCAACATGATCGATGGCTTCGATGTGCTGGTAATGGCCTTCACGGCGTCGTCGGTGGCGGCGGAGTGGCAGCTCAGTGGTGCCGAGATCGGCCTGCTGCTCAGTGCCGGTCTGCTTGGCATGGCGGCCGGTTCGCTGTTCATCGCGCCCTGGGCGGATCGTATTGGCCGGCGCCCGCTGATCCTGCTGTGTCTGGTGGTTTCCGGCACCGGTATGCTGCTGTCGTCTCTGAGCCAGACGCCCACCCAGCTGGCGCTGCTGCGCGGCCTAACGGGTCTGGGTATCGGCGGCATTCTGGCCAGCAGCAACGTGATCGCCAGCGAGTACGCCTGCAAGCGCTGGCGTGGTCTGGCGGTCAGCCTGCAGTCCACCGGCTATGCGCTGGGCGCCACCCTCGGCGGCCTGCTGGCGGTGTGGTTGCTGTCGCAATGGGGCTGGCGTTCGGTGTTCTTCGCGGGTGGTCTGATGACCTTCGCGGCCATTCCGCTGGTGCTGCTGTGGCTGCCCGAATCCCTGGATTTCCTGCTGTCCAAGCGGCCAGCGAAGGCGCTGGTACGGGTCAACGCGCTGGCGGTTCGCCTGGGGCAGCCGAGCCTTGCAGCACTGCCGCCGTTGCCGGCGGGGGAGCAGGGCAGAGGTGGATCATTCGCACGCCTGTTCGGCCCCGAGCAGCGTCGCAGTACCTTCCTTATCTGGCTACTGTTCTTCCTGGTGATGTTCGGCTTCTACTTCATCATGAGCTGGACGCCCAAGCTGCTCACCTCTTCCGGCCTGTCGGTGCAGCAGGGCGTAACGGGGGGGGTATTGCTGAGCATCGGCGGGATCTTCGGTGCGGCGCTGCTCGGCCTGCTGTCGGCACGTTTCTCCCTGGCCCGGGTGCTGGCGTCGTTCATGCTCATCACCGCGGTGATGCTGGTGGTGTTCACCAGCATCGGCTCGTCGTTCACGGCCGCTCTGTGCATGGGACTGCTGATCGGCCTGTTTTCCAACGGCTGCGTGGCCGGCCTGTACGCGCTCTCGCCGCTGATCTATGGCGCTTCGGTGCGCGCCACCGGGGTGGGTTGGGCCATCGGTATCGGGCGAGGTGGCGCGATCCTGTCGCCGACCGTAGCTGGTTTCATGCTCGATGGCGGTTGGCAGCCTCTGCAGCTGTACACCTGGTTCGCGCTGGTGTTCGTGGCGGCTGCACTCCTGTTGCTGACCCTGCTGCCCGCGCAGAAAGCCGGCGGGTTGAAGCCTGCGCAAGCGTGA
- a CDS encoding GNAT family N-acetyltransferase, translated as MAEPCIRRALEGDAEALSRVIVETLRLSNAEDYPPEVIDRVVDNFDVAGVRALMASRQVFVALDEARVVATASLADDVVRSVFVLPEMQGRGLGKALMNHVESVARDAGVHQLLVPASLTAVGFYSALGYSVVREVVEGDERTLVMARPIGDG; from the coding sequence ATGGCTGAACCCTGCATTCGCCGCGCACTCGAGGGTGATGCCGAAGCGCTGAGTCGGGTGATCGTGGAGACCCTGCGGCTCAGTAATGCCGAGGATTATCCACCCGAAGTGATCGACCGGGTGGTGGATAATTTCGACGTCGCTGGCGTGCGTGCACTGATGGCCTCGCGGCAGGTATTCGTAGCGCTCGATGAGGCCCGAGTGGTGGCCACTGCGAGCCTGGCGGACGATGTGGTCAGGTCAGTGTTCGTGTTGCCCGAGATGCAGGGCCGTGGTCTGGGCAAGGCGCTGATGAACCATGTCGAAAGCGTGGCGCGTGATGCCGGCGTTCACCAACTGCTGGTGCCGGCTTCGCTGACGGCCGTGGGCTTCTACTCGGCCCTCGGTTACAGCGTGGTACGTGAAGTCGTCGAAGGTGACGAGCGAACCCTGGTGATGGCCCGCCCGATCGGTGATGGCTGA
- a CDS encoding OprD family porin: protein MQTHRVNTTTTPPSIHWRYGAPLLGILLAPWALAGNAVAQGFIEDSTAKLTTRNYYMDRDYKDGGAKSAAREWAQGFILKMESGYTPGEIGFGLDVTGLLGVKLDSSPERSGTELLPVSASTGRAADEYSRLAPTAKVRAGKSVLKVGDVSPFLPSIVASPARLLPQSFRGAYLQSMEVDDLTLHAGYLDRINRRDSSNYQAMTVASPNRRFNPTAESSHAVFFGGDYQVSQRLKLRAYHTEVAELYRQEYLGLLHELPVGPGVLSTDLRAFDSGEDGSARAGKVDNRNLAAQFAYAIDGHRFTLGYMHQSGDSAKPYISGTESMVISEMAMSSDFVNPKERTWQAIYDHDFATTGIPGLKTRLRYLRGDNIELVALGGSDLKERELQLEVGYVIQSGTFKGVGLKARHSIYRNDFPAAASFRDENQTRLHIDYTLALW from the coding sequence ATGCAGACCCATCGGGTGAACACCACCACGACTCCCCCTTCTATCCACTGGCGCTACGGCGCCCCTCTGCTGGGCATTCTGTTGGCCCCCTGGGCACTGGCTGGCAACGCCGTGGCGCAAGGGTTCATCGAAGACAGCACCGCCAAGCTGACCACACGCAACTACTACATGGACCGGGACTACAAAGATGGCGGGGCAAAATCCGCGGCCCGCGAATGGGCCCAGGGCTTCATCCTGAAGATGGAATCGGGCTACACACCTGGCGAGATCGGCTTCGGCCTGGATGTTACCGGCCTGCTGGGCGTCAAGCTGGACTCCTCGCCTGAGCGCAGCGGCACCGAGCTGCTGCCGGTATCGGCCAGCACGGGCCGCGCGGCGGACGAATATTCACGCCTGGCGCCTACGGCCAAGGTACGCGCCGGCAAGAGCGTATTGAAAGTGGGCGATGTCTCGCCGTTCCTGCCCTCTATCGTCGCCAGTCCGGCCAGGCTGCTACCGCAGTCATTCCGCGGCGCGTATCTGCAGTCCATGGAAGTCGACGACCTGACGCTGCACGCTGGCTATCTCGATCGCATCAACCGCCGCGACTCCAGCAACTACCAGGCGATGACGGTCGCCTCGCCGAACCGACGCTTCAACCCGACAGCCGAAAGCTCGCACGCGGTATTTTTCGGGGGCGACTATCAAGTCAGCCAACGCCTGAAACTGCGTGCCTACCACACCGAAGTCGCCGAACTGTATCGCCAGGAATACCTTGGTCTACTGCACGAGCTGCCCGTTGGCCCCGGCGTATTGAGCACCGATCTACGCGCTTTCGACAGCGGCGAGGACGGCAGCGCCAGGGCCGGCAAGGTCGACAACCGCAACCTGGCGGCGCAATTCGCCTACGCCATCGACGGCCATCGTTTCACGCTGGGCTACATGCACCAGAGCGGCGACAGCGCCAAACCCTACATTTCCGGCACGGAGTCGATGGTGATCAGCGAAATGGCGATGAGCTCGGACTTCGTCAATCCGAAAGAACGCACCTGGCAGGCGATCTACGATCACGACTTCGCCACTACCGGCATTCCGGGCCTGAAGACCCGCTTGCGCTATCTGCGTGGCGACAACATCGAACTGGTCGCCCTCGGCGGCAGCGACCTCAAGGAGCGGGAACTGCAGCTGGAAGTGGGCTACGTGATTCAAAGCGGCACCTTCAAGGGCGTCGGGCTCAAGGCACGTCACTCGATCTACCGCAATGATTTCCCCGCTGCCGCATCGTTTCGCGACGAGAACCAGACCCGCCTGCACATCGACTACACCCTGGCGCTCTGGTGA
- a CDS encoding helix-turn-helix domain-containing protein has protein sequence MSQQQIAVPAFKLYGDALEWPTPDLLHCESIPKRSRLHDWVIEPHRHPDLLQLLYLRRGWALIEVEGVQSRIEEAALQVLPPLCVHGFQFSDDVDGYVLTLAAPLVAQLEVHLGAQHPVFSAPALYPAGGDQGYLDSLFDAIDGEYGQSAPARNLLLQSLVGVLAVWLGRQVLVRQAADRPARGEQHLTAFTRLVELHFREQLSIEEYARRLGITTAHLNSMTRRYAGQSAQALVHQRQLLEAKRLLVYSSMTLSQIADALQFSEPAYFSRFFKRLTGQTPSAFRQQR, from the coding sequence ATGAGCCAGCAGCAGATCGCCGTGCCGGCATTCAAACTGTATGGCGATGCCCTGGAGTGGCCGACCCCCGACCTGCTGCACTGCGAGTCGATTCCCAAACGCAGCCGCCTGCATGACTGGGTGATCGAGCCCCATCGCCATCCGGATCTGCTGCAACTGCTGTATCTGCGTCGTGGCTGGGCGCTGATCGAGGTAGAGGGCGTGCAGTCGCGTATCGAAGAGGCCGCGCTGCAGGTCTTGCCGCCGCTGTGCGTGCATGGTTTCCAGTTTTCCGATGACGTGGACGGCTACGTGCTGACGCTGGCCGCGCCACTGGTAGCGCAACTGGAGGTGCATCTCGGCGCGCAGCATCCGGTTTTCAGCGCACCCGCGCTGTATCCGGCGGGCGGCGATCAGGGCTATCTGGATAGCCTGTTCGACGCCATCGACGGCGAGTACGGGCAGAGCGCACCGGCACGCAACCTGCTGCTGCAGTCGCTGGTCGGCGTGCTGGCGGTCTGGCTAGGGCGCCAGGTGCTGGTGCGCCAGGCCGCTGATCGGCCGGCGCGCGGTGAGCAGCATCTGACCGCCTTCACACGCTTGGTGGAGCTGCATTTCCGTGAGCAGCTGTCGATCGAGGAGTACGCCAGGCGCCTCGGCATCACCACGGCGCACCTCAACAGCATGACCCGTCGTTACGCCGGGCAGAGCGCCCAGGCCCTGGTGCATCAACGCCAACTGCTGGAAGCCAAGCGCCTGCTGGTGTATTCGTCGATGACCCTCAGCCAGATCGCCGACGCCCTGCAGTTTTCCGAGCCCGCGTATTTCTCGCGCTTCTTCAAACGCCTGACCGGCCAGACGCCCAGCGCCTTTCGGCAGCAGCGTTGA
- a CDS encoding GntR family transcriptional regulator: MYKSGQRVLAALRQMIASGELVAGERIAEIPTAERLQVSRTPVRIAFRTLEQEGLLCKAPGRGYTVRAVTDDDIAGAVEVRGVLEGLAARQAAERGLSEAIRSRLHACLVEGDRLFEKGHVVMEELEIYHDLNKRFHQAIIEASGNSAIAVALSRNDHLPFASVSSLAVDGNDMPREYRRFSFAHMQHHAVYDALINGQGARAEGIMREHANATLRYARTVQLGDSSETAMTVLRHG; the protein is encoded by the coding sequence ATGTACAAATCCGGACAGCGGGTACTGGCAGCGTTGCGGCAGATGATCGCGTCTGGCGAGCTGGTGGCCGGCGAGCGTATCGCCGAGATCCCTACCGCCGAACGGTTGCAGGTTTCCCGTACGCCCGTGCGCATCGCCTTTCGCACGCTCGAACAGGAGGGTTTGCTCTGCAAGGCGCCTGGCCGCGGTTACACGGTACGCGCGGTGACCGACGACGATATCGCGGGCGCCGTGGAGGTCCGCGGCGTGCTGGAGGGGCTGGCGGCGCGCCAAGCGGCCGAGCGAGGCCTGTCCGAAGCCATTCGTAGCCGTCTGCATGCCTGCCTGGTGGAAGGCGATCGCCTGTTCGAGAAAGGCCATGTGGTGATGGAGGAGCTGGAGATCTACCACGACCTCAACAAACGCTTTCACCAGGCGATCATCGAAGCCAGCGGCAACAGTGCCATCGCCGTGGCCCTCTCGCGCAACGACCATCTGCCGTTCGCTTCGGTCAGTTCCCTGGCGGTGGATGGCAACGACATGCCGCGCGAGTACCGGCGCTTCAGCTTCGCCCATATGCAGCATCACGCCGTCTACGACGCGCTGATCAACGGCCAGGGCGCCCGCGCCGAAGGCATCATGCGCGAGCACGCCAACGCCACGCTGCGTTACGCTCGCACGGTGCAACTGGGGGATTCGAGCGAGACGGCGATGACCGTGTTGCGGCATGGCTGA
- a CDS encoding DUF4345 domain-containing protein, with translation MLFARIFLAVQILVLAGFGVAYFLRPQEMGAVSGMLLMEAAAVTDVRAYYGTLQIGVAFFLGLGLWLRDLTRPALILLLVVYASLALGRIAGLWLDGGAQQTFNLWAALFEVVSAALAGWALQRWRAV, from the coding sequence ATGTTGTTCGCCCGTATTTTTCTCGCTGTGCAGATTCTCGTGCTCGCCGGATTCGGCGTGGCGTATTTCCTGCGCCCTCAGGAGATGGGCGCGGTCAGCGGCATGCTGCTGATGGAGGCCGCTGCGGTGACCGATGTGCGGGCCTATTACGGCACCCTGCAAATCGGCGTGGCGTTTTTTCTCGGCCTGGGGCTGTGGCTGCGCGACCTCACCCGACCGGCGCTGATCCTGCTGCTGGTCGTCTACGCCAGCCTGGCGCTGGGGCGCATCGCCGGCCTGTGGCTCGATGGCGGCGCGCAGCAGACGTTCAATCTCTGGGCCGCGCTGTTCGAGGTGGTGTCAGCCGCTCTGGCAGGCTGGGCACTGCAGCGCTGGCGAGCGGTATGA
- the ypfJ gene encoding KPN_02809 family neutral zinc metallopeptidase has product MRWKRARRSDNVVDARGSGGSRFGGGRGLGLGGIAIVVVVGLLMGQDPLQILGQLAGQSGGYSTSQTEQPAADDEQSQFVRAVLGDTEDTWRAIFQSANRQYQDPTLVLFDGGVNSACGFASSAVGPFYCPGDKQVYLDLSFFRDLEQRYGAAGDFAQAYVIAHEVGHHVQTLLGVSAKVNAARQRGENLEGANGLLVRQELQADCLAGIWAHHAQRRLDWLEPGDLEEALNAANAIGDDRLQQQARGRVVPDSFTHGTSEQRVRWFTTGFEGGQVSACDTFSSARL; this is encoded by the coding sequence ATGCGCTGGAAACGAGCACGACGCAGTGACAACGTGGTGGATGCCCGCGGCAGCGGTGGGTCGCGCTTTGGCGGTGGCCGCGGCCTGGGCCTGGGCGGTATCGCCATCGTCGTGGTGGTCGGCCTGCTGATGGGCCAGGATCCGTTACAGATTCTCGGCCAACTGGCTGGCCAGTCGGGCGGCTATTCCACCAGCCAGACGGAGCAGCCAGCGGCGGATGACGAACAGTCGCAATTCGTGCGGGCGGTTCTCGGCGATACCGAAGACACCTGGCGCGCTATCTTCCAGTCCGCCAATCGCCAGTATCAGGACCCGACGCTGGTGCTGTTCGATGGCGGTGTGAACTCCGCTTGCGGCTTCGCCAGTTCGGCGGTGGGCCCCTTCTATTGCCCGGGCGACAAGCAGGTCTATCTGGACCTGAGCTTCTTCCGCGATCTGGAGCAGCGCTACGGCGCGGCTGGCGACTTCGCCCAGGCCTATGTGATCGCTCACGAGGTCGGCCACCACGTGCAGACCCTGCTGGGCGTCTCCGCCAAGGTCAACGCGGCGCGCCAGCGCGGCGAGAATCTGGAGGGTGCCAACGGTCTGCTGGTTCGCCAGGAGCTGCAGGCAGACTGCCTGGCAGGTATCTGGGCACACCATGCGCAGCGGCGCCTGGACTGGCTCGAACCCGGCGACCTGGAGGAAGCCCTGAACGCCGCCAACGCCATCGGCGATGACCGCCTGCAGCAACAGGCCCGTGGCAGGGTGGTGCCGGACTCCTTCACCCACGGCACGTCGGAGCAGCGCGTGCGCTGGTTCACCACCGGTTTCGAGGGTGGCCAGGTCAGTGCCTGCGACACCTTTTCCAGCGCGCGGCTGTAA
- a CDS encoding DUF411 domain-containing protein, giving the protein MRPLLLLAGLFAGIAQAAEPPTIDVHRDANCGCCKGWISHLQANGFQVNDHVETDMHRVKQRLGVPEHLGSCHTAVIDGKFVEGHVPAADILTLRQRPDLLGIAAPGMPTGSPGMERGDIRDAYQVIGLDARGEESVVSSYPGN; this is encoded by the coding sequence ATGCGCCCACTGCTTCTGCTGGCCGGCCTGTTCGCCGGCATAGCCCAGGCCGCCGAGCCACCGACCATCGACGTCCACCGCGATGCCAACTGCGGTTGCTGCAAGGGCTGGATCAGCCATCTGCAGGCCAACGGCTTCCAGGTCAACGACCATGTCGAGACCGACATGCATAGGGTCAAACAGCGCCTCGGCGTACCCGAGCATCTGGGCTCCTGCCACACCGCTGTGATCGACGGCAAATTCGTCGAGGGCCATGTCCCGGCGGCGGACATCCTCACCCTGCGCCAGCGCCCGGATCTGCTCGGCATCGCCGCACCTGGAATGCCCACCGGCTCGCCGGGGATGGAGCGCGGCGACATCCGCGATGCCTACCAGGTCATCGGCCTGGACGCACGAGGCGAGGAAAGCGTGGTCAGTAGCTACCCGGGCAACTGA
- a CDS encoding helix-turn-helix domain-containing protein: MTIIIRLDVVMAKRKIRSKELASTLGITEANLSLLKNGKVKGMKMETLAKLCAALDCQPGDLLEYQKD, encoded by the coding sequence ATGACCATTATCATTCGTCTTGACGTTGTCATGGCCAAACGCAAAATTCGCTCGAAGGAGCTCGCCAGCACCCTGGGAATCACCGAGGCGAATCTGTCGTTGCTGAAAAATGGCAAGGTCAAGGGAATGAAGATGGAAACGCTGGCCAAGCTTTGCGCCGCGCTGGATTGCCAGCCCGGTGACCTGCTGGAGTATCAGAAAGACTGA
- the pobA gene encoding 4-hydroxybenzoate 3-monooxygenase, producing the protein MKTSVAIIGAGPSGLLLGQLLHKAGIDTVILERQTPDYVLGRIRAGVLEQGMVDLLREAGVGARMDREGLVHDGFELAFDGRRERIDLKGLSGGKTVMIYGQTEVTRDLMDARAASGATTHYEVSDVRLHDLKDGSPHVTYRKDGIEQRLDCDYIAGCDGFHGVSRQSIPAETLQVFERVYPFGWLGVLADTPPVAEELIYASHPRGFALCSMRSATRTRYYVQVGLEEQVEDWSDERFWDELRARLPSETAASLVTGPSIEKSIAPLRSFVVEPMQYGRLFLLGDAAHIVPPTGAKGLNLAASDVNTLYRILLKVYREGRTELLERYSAICLRRVWKAERFSWWMTGLLHNFPDTDAFTVRMRQTELDYFVGSEAGRTSIAENYVGLPYEAIE; encoded by the coding sequence ATGAAAACCTCCGTCGCCATTATCGGAGCAGGCCCATCCGGCCTGCTGCTCGGCCAGCTACTGCACAAGGCGGGCATCGACACCGTCATTCTCGAACGGCAAACGCCTGACTACGTGCTCGGCCGCATACGCGCCGGGGTGCTCGAACAGGGCATGGTGGATCTGCTGCGCGAAGCTGGCGTGGGCGCACGCATGGATCGAGAGGGGCTGGTGCATGACGGTTTCGAGCTGGCCTTCGACGGCCGTCGCGAACGCATCGATCTCAAGGGCCTGAGCGGCGGCAAGACGGTGATGATCTACGGCCAGACCGAAGTCACCCGCGACCTGATGGACGCCCGTGCAGCCAGCGGCGCAACCACTCACTATGAAGTCAGCGACGTGCGCCTGCACGACCTGAAGGACGGTTCGCCCCACGTCACCTACCGCAAGGATGGCATCGAGCAGCGCCTCGACTGCGACTACATCGCCGGCTGCGACGGCTTTCATGGCGTGTCGCGGCAATCGATTCCCGCCGAAACCCTGCAGGTGTTCGAGCGGGTCTATCCGTTCGGCTGGCTTGGCGTCCTCGCCGACACCCCGCCGGTGGCCGAGGAGCTGATCTACGCCAGCCACCCGCGCGGCTTCGCCCTGTGCAGCATGCGCTCGGCGACGCGCACCCGCTACTACGTGCAGGTGGGGCTCGAGGAGCAGGTGGAGGACTGGTCGGACGAGCGTTTCTGGGACGAGCTCAGAGCGCGCCTGCCAAGCGAAACCGCGGCCAGTCTGGTGACCGGCCCGTCCATCGAGAAAAGCATCGCCCCGCTGCGCAGCTTCGTCGTCGAGCCCATGCAGTATGGTCGCCTGTTCTTGCTCGGCGACGCGGCGCACATCGTGCCGCCGACCGGCGCCAAGGGCCTCAACCTGGCCGCCAGCGATGTCAACACGCTGTACCGCATCCTGCTCAAGGTTTACCGCGAAGGCCGTACCGAGCTGCTCGAACGCTACTCGGCGATCTGCCTGCGGCGAGTCTGGAAGGCCGAGCGGTTTTCCTGGTGGATGACCGGGCTGCTGCACAATTTTCCGGATACCGACGCCTTCACCGTGCGCATGCGCCAGACCGAACTGGATTACTTCGTCGGCTCCGAGGCGGGCCGCACCAGCATCGCCGAGAATTACGTGGGGTTGCCCTACGAAGCCATCGAATGA
- a CDS encoding aromatic ring-hydroxylating oxygenase subunit alpha: MYPKNAWYVACTPDEIAEKPLGRQICGEKIVFYRGADAQVVALEDFCPHRGAPLSLGYVENGNLICGYHGLEMGCEGKTVAMPGQRVRGFPGIRRFAAVERHGFIWVWTGDQELADPATIHHLEWAQNPEWAYGGGLFHINCDYRLMIDNLMDLTHETYVHASSIGQKEIDEAPPVTKVDGDEVITSRHMENIMAPPFWRMALRGNGLAEDVPVDRWQICRFSPPSHVMIEVGVAHAGHGGYEAPTEVKAASVVVDFITPESDTSIWYFWGMARSFKPEDQALTDSIREGQGKIFSEDLEMLELQQRNLLWQPERQLLKLNIDAGGVQSRRIIERLINEEQASAAQKIDVRQVG; encoded by the coding sequence ATGTACCCGAAAAACGCCTGGTATGTCGCATGCACCCCTGACGAGATCGCCGAAAAGCCCCTCGGCCGGCAGATCTGCGGAGAAAAGATCGTCTTCTATCGAGGCGCCGATGCGCAGGTCGTGGCACTCGAAGATTTCTGCCCGCACCGCGGAGCGCCGCTGTCGCTCGGCTATGTGGAGAACGGCAACCTGATCTGCGGCTATCACGGCCTGGAGATGGGCTGCGAAGGCAAGACCGTGGCCATGCCTGGCCAGCGCGTTCGTGGCTTCCCGGGCATCCGCCGTTTCGCTGCAGTGGAGCGCCACGGTTTCATCTGGGTGTGGACGGGCGATCAGGAACTGGCCGATCCGGCCACCATTCACCACCTGGAATGGGCGCAAAACCCAGAGTGGGCATATGGCGGCGGCCTGTTTCACATCAACTGCGATTACCGCCTGATGATCGACAACCTGATGGACCTGACCCACGAGACCTACGTGCACGCGTCGAGCATCGGCCAGAAGGAAATCGACGAGGCCCCACCCGTCACCAAGGTGGACGGCGATGAAGTGATCACCAGCCGCCATATGGAAAACATCATGGCCCCGCCTTTCTGGCGCATGGCGCTGCGTGGCAATGGCCTGGCCGAGGATGTACCGGTGGACCGCTGGCAGATCTGCCGCTTCAGCCCGCCCAGCCACGTGATGATCGAAGTCGGTGTGGCTCATGCCGGCCATGGCGGCTACGAGGCACCCACGGAGGTCAAGGCGGCCAGCGTGGTGGTGGACTTCATCACCCCAGAGAGCGATACCTCGATCTGGTACTTCTGGGGCATGGCACGCAGCTTCAAGCCCGAGGACCAGGCCCTCACCGACAGCATTCGCGAAGGGCAGGGCAAGATCTTCAGCGAGGACCTGGAGATGCTCGAACTGCAGCAGCGCAACCTGCTTTGGCAGCCCGAGCGCCAGTTGCTCAAGCTCAATATCGACGCCGGCGGCGTGCAATCGCGGCGCATCATCGAACGGCTGATCAACGAGGAACAGGCCAGCGCCGCCCAGAAGATCGACGTCCGCCAGGTCGGCTGA